Proteins from one Oscillatoria nigro-viridis PCC 7112 genomic window:
- the pip gene encoding prolyl aminopeptidase codes for MRELYPPRQPYNEGKLKVSELHTIHFEESGNPEGKPIVLLHGGPGGGCPPFYRQYFDPEKWRLVMFDQRGCGQSKPHAELQENTTWDLVNDIEKLREYLNIQQWVVFGGSWGSTLSLAYSQTHPDRCKGLILRGIFMLRRKEIRWFYQEGASYIFPDAWEEYVKPIPINERDDLLTAYYQRLTSPDAQIRLEAARAWSIWEGSTSRLFPDLDLKQRFGIDAFAEAFARIECHYFINKGFIEPEDKLLLNIDRIRKIPAVIVQGRYDVVCPMMSAWELHRAWPEAEFIVVADAGHSMSEPGIRTCLIEATDKFADW; via the coding sequence ATGCGAGAACTTTACCCGCCTAGACAACCTTATAACGAAGGAAAACTCAAAGTTTCTGAGCTCCATACCATTCATTTTGAAGAGTCTGGCAACCCAGAGGGAAAACCTATTGTATTGCTACACGGGGGACCAGGAGGTGGATGTCCGCCTTTTTACCGACAATATTTTGACCCGGAAAAATGGCGTTTGGTGATGTTTGACCAACGCGGCTGCGGTCAAAGTAAACCTCATGCAGAATTGCAAGAAAATACCACTTGGGATTTAGTCAACGATATTGAGAAACTTCGAGAATATTTAAATATTCAGCAATGGGTTGTTTTTGGTGGTAGTTGGGGAAGCACTCTATCTTTAGCTTACAGTCAAACCCATCCCGACCGTTGCAAGGGTTTAATCTTGCGCGGCATTTTTATGTTGAGACGAAAAGAAATTCGCTGGTTTTATCAAGAAGGAGCAAGTTATATTTTCCCTGATGCTTGGGAGGAATATGTTAAACCTATCCCCATAAATGAAAGGGACGATCTGCTAACAGCTTATTACCAACGCTTGACGAGTCCAGATGCTCAGATTAGATTAGAAGCGGCTCGTGCTTGGTCAATTTGGGAAGGGAGTACGAGTAGATTGTTTCCAGATTTAGATTTAAAGCAAAGATTTGGAATTGATGCTTTCGCGGAGGCGTTTGCTAGAATTGAGTGCCATTATTTTATCAATAAGGGATTTATTGAGCCGGAAGATAAATTGCTTTTAAATATCGATCGCATCCGCAAGATTCCGGCGGTTATCGTTCAGGGAAGATATGATGTTGTTTGTCCGATGATGTCGGCGTGGGAACTGCATCGTGCTTGGCCTGAAGCTGAGTTCATTGTAGTTGCCGATGCCGGACATTCGATGAGCGAACCGGGAATTCGCACCTGTTTAATCGAGGCAACAGATAAGTTCGCAGACTGGTAG
- a CDS encoding carbon dioxide-concentrating mechanism protein CcmK, whose amino-acid sequence MGVALGMVEVLGFPAAVEVADSMVKAARVTLVRYEKITRAYWTIIVRGDVSEVQAAVDAGIESVKKVDGGKLLSYHIIARPHENLDYVLPIGYTPEVEQFRM is encoded by the coding sequence ATGGGTGTTGCACTGGGAATGGTTGAAGTCTTAGGATTTCCCGCTGCCGTAGAAGTTGCAGACTCAATGGTGAAAGCAGCCCGTGTTACTTTAGTTCGCTATGAGAAAATAACCCGCGCCTACTGGACAATTATAGTGCGAGGAGATGTTTCTGAAGTGCAAGCAGCCGTTGATGCTGGAATTGAATCAGTTAAAAAGGTCGATGGCGGAAAGTTGCTATCGTATCACATAATTGCTCGTCCCCACGAGAATCTGGATTACGTTTTGCCGATCGGCTATACTCCCGAAGTCGAACAGTTCCGAATGTAG
- a CDS encoding DUF3067 family protein, with product MTGKDLHQLLLEKWGKSYDIRLRRTRGKIFVQVMWKYLEQASFPMTEADYFEHLDAVANYLNGWGSTEQVREYIVTTRDRPRLGKAVSVALDLGERASEWLLDEF from the coding sequence ATGACGGGCAAGGATTTACACCAGCTACTGCTAGAAAAATGGGGAAAGTCTTACGATATCAGATTGCGGCGAACGCGGGGCAAGATTTTTGTGCAAGTTATGTGGAAATATCTAGAACAGGCATCTTTTCCGATGACGGAGGCTGATTATTTCGAGCATTTGGATGCGGTGGCCAATTACCTCAACGGCTGGGGGAGCACTGAACAGGTGAGAGAATACATCGTAACTACTCGCGATCGCCCTCGTTTGGGCAAAGCTGTCAGCGTTGCTCTAGATTTGGGTGAAAGAGCCTCGGAGTGGTTGCTAGACGAGTTTTGA
- the petC gene encoding cytochrome b6-f complex iron-sulfur subunit, with protein MAQSSAGNPDVPDMGRRQFMNLLTFGTVTGVALGALYPVVQYFVPPSSGAVGGGVTAKDALGNDIIVSKYLASHPAGDRTLAQGLKGDPTYLVVEKDQSLADYGINAVCTHLGCVVPWNVSENKFICPCHGSQYNNEGKVVRGPAPLSLALAHATVADDKIAFTPWKETDFRTGEEPWWS; from the coding sequence ATGGCTCAATCTTCTGCTGGAAATCCCGATGTCCCCGATATGGGGCGTCGCCAATTTATGAATTTGCTGACGTTCGGTACAGTCACAGGTGTTGCACTGGGCGCACTCTATCCCGTTGTCCAATATTTTGTTCCTCCGTCGAGTGGGGCAGTTGGCGGCGGGGTGACGGCTAAAGATGCTTTGGGCAACGACATCATCGTTAGCAAATATTTGGCTTCGCACCCTGCGGGCGATCGCACCTTAGCCCAAGGTCTCAAAGGCGACCCCACTTATCTTGTGGTGGAAAAAGACCAATCTCTCGCCGACTACGGCATCAATGCAGTTTGCACTCACTTGGGTTGCGTCGTGCCTTGGAATGTTAGCGAAAACAAGTTTATCTGTCCTTGCCACGGTTCTCAATACAACAATGAGGGCAAAGTGGTGCGCGGCCCAGCGCCTTTGTCTCTGGCCCTGGCCCACGCCACTGTCGCAGATGACAAGATCGCTTTTACCCCTTGGAAAGAAACTGATTTCCGCACCGGCGAAGAACCTTGGTGGTCTTAA
- the petA gene encoding cytochrome f, translating into MPQTNLSAIFRRSARTIAKTALIAIAAAGFFLTSDIALPQAAFAYPFWAQQTAPATPREATGRIVCANCHLGAKPTQVEVPQSVLPDTVFEAIVKVPYDTSVQQVVGDGSKGGLNVGAVVMLPEGFKIAPADRIPEEMKEKVGDLYFQPYSETQENIVLVGPVPGEQYKELVFPVLSPNPATDKSVHYGKYQIYVGGNRGRGQVYPTGEKSNNTVYNASVAGTISKIAQPEAGGYEVTIQPAEGAAVVDTIPAGPELIVSEGQTVAAGELLTNNPNVGGFGQKDVEIVLQSADRVKGLMAFVALTMLAQIMLVLKKKQVEKVQAAEMNF; encoded by the coding sequence ATGCCACAAACTAATTTATCTGCGATATTTCGCCGCAGTGCCAGGACGATCGCGAAAACTGCCTTAATTGCGATCGCAGCTGCAGGATTTTTCCTCACCAGCGATATCGCACTTCCCCAAGCAGCATTTGCTTACCCTTTCTGGGCCCAGCAAACAGCACCCGCTACTCCCCGCGAAGCAACAGGTCGCATTGTTTGCGCTAACTGTCACCTCGGTGCAAAACCGACTCAAGTTGAAGTACCGCAATCTGTTTTGCCTGACACAGTTTTTGAAGCTATTGTCAAAGTTCCCTACGATACTAGCGTGCAGCAAGTTGTCGGCGACGGCAGCAAAGGCGGCTTGAATGTCGGCGCAGTTGTGATGTTGCCCGAAGGTTTCAAGATTGCTCCCGCTGACAGAATTCCCGAAGAAATGAAGGAAAAAGTCGGCGATCTTTACTTCCAACCTTACAGCGAAACCCAAGAAAATATTGTTTTAGTGGGCCCGGTGCCGGGAGAACAGTACAAAGAATTGGTATTCCCAGTTTTGTCGCCGAATCCGGCAACTGACAAGTCCGTTCACTACGGCAAATACCAAATTTATGTTGGCGGCAACCGCGGTCGCGGTCAGGTTTATCCTACTGGCGAAAAGAGCAATAATACTGTTTACAATGCTTCGGTAGCTGGCACCATTTCTAAGATTGCTCAACCGGAAGCTGGCGGTTATGAAGTGACAATTCAACCTGCAGAAGGTGCAGCCGTTGTTGATACGATTCCCGCAGGCCCAGAACTGATTGTTTCCGAAGGACAAACAGTTGCAGCAGGCGAACTTTTGACGAACAATCCTAATGTGGGCGGCTTCGGTCAAAAAGACGTGGAGATTGTGCTGCAAAGTGCCGATCGCGTTAAAGGATTGATGGCTTTCGTGGCTTTGACCATGCTGGCTCAAATTATGCTGGTTCTCAAGAAGAAACAGGTCGAAAAAGTTCAAGCTGCTGAAATGAATTTCTAA
- a CDS encoding alpha/beta fold hydrolase has protein sequence MLIDEKIVEVGPLQWFYRETNPVNETEKPPVLLLHGLPSQSFTWTVMMPDLAAQGFRSIAPDWVGYGRSTKPDKRDFAYTPDAFVDALAGFIQAIELDRFYLVVQGFLASAGIQYALRNPDKIERLAVINTPVSPDIKLPWKMQQLGLPFIGDMMTQDPLLVDRTLEGGCRQTISDKDLDVYRRPFLKSSDAGRSLMNTVRNIQLPQSMAEIESGLKAWTRPTLFVWGLTDPWLSVEPVQKLVGSLQNAELVTLEQAGHYPQEHWSEKVGNAVITFLRRQEVK, from the coding sequence ATGTTAATTGATGAGAAGATAGTTGAAGTAGGCCCGCTGCAATGGTTTTATCGGGAAACAAATCCGGTTAACGAAACTGAGAAACCGCCCGTACTGCTGCTGCACGGTTTGCCGTCCCAGAGTTTTACCTGGACTGTAATGATGCCGGATTTGGCGGCACAGGGATTTAGATCGATCGCCCCCGATTGGGTGGGTTACGGGCGATCGACAAAACCAGACAAGCGCGACTTTGCCTACACTCCCGATGCTTTTGTTGACGCCCTCGCTGGCTTTATTCAAGCTATAGAATTAGACCGATTTTACCTCGTTGTCCAAGGATTTTTAGCTTCAGCAGGCATTCAATACGCTTTACGCAATCCCGATAAAATTGAGCGTCTAGCCGTCATCAATACACCAGTTTCACCAGATATCAAGTTGCCTTGGAAAATGCAACAGTTGGGACTGCCTTTTATTGGCGACATGATGACGCAAGACCCGCTTTTGGTTGACAGAACTCTCGAAGGCGGCTGCCGCCAGACAATATCAGACAAGGATTTAGATGTTTACCGCCGCCCGTTTTTGAAGAGTTCGGATGCAGGTCGATCGCTGATGAATACTGTCCGCAATATTCAGTTGCCGCAGTCAATGGCCGAAATAGAATCCGGCTTGAAAGCATGGACTCGACCAACTTTATTTGTCTGGGGTTTGACAGATCCTTGGCTGAGTGTTGAACCAGTTCAAAAGCTAGTCGGTTCCCTGCAAAATGCAGAATTAGTCACACTGGAACAAGCGGGGCATTATCCTCAAGAACATTGGTCAGAAAAAGTTGGCAATGCTGTGATAACTTTTCTGCGCCGCCAGGAGGTAAAATAA
- the psbQ gene encoding photosystem II protein PsbQ: MTRPRSIFALMMAFLMAFLVSCSSVEAKVPTTYTTAQIQQIQRYVPTLTEFRSRMDKLGTLIQKRNWVDTRTYIHGPLGDLRNTMKMVSASLLPSSQKQAVDLTKSLFADLVNIDLAAKDLDYAKVTASYQKAVNDFDSFLQLIPKA, encoded by the coding sequence ATGACTCGTCCCCGTTCAATTTTTGCCTTGATGATGGCGTTTTTGATGGCATTTCTGGTCAGTTGCAGCAGTGTCGAAGCAAAAGTTCCAACGACTTACACAACAGCCCAAATCCAGCAAATTCAGCGCTATGTTCCTACCCTGACAGAGTTCCGATCGCGCATGGACAAATTGGGTACCCTAATTCAAAAACGGAATTGGGTTGATACCAGAACTTACATTCACGGGCCTCTAGGCGACTTGCGGAACACCATGAAAATGGTCTCTGCGAGTTTGTTGCCTAGTTCTCAAAAACAAGCTGTTGATTTAACTAAGAGTTTGTTTGCCGATTTGGTTAACATCGATCTTGCTGCTAAAGACCTTGACTATGCAAAAGTCACGGCCAGCTATCAAAAAGCTGTCAATGATTTCGATAGCTTCTTGCAGCTAATTCCTAAAGCTTAA
- a CDS encoding NAD(P)/FAD-dependent oxidoreductase: MVRVAIIGCGIIGASIAFELSQFPELKVTVFDKQPPAQGSTGAALGVLMGVIGHKTKGRNWQLREASLQRYETLIPELEAVTGRKIPFNKQGILMLCSEGEDLSKWEKLIATRQSQGWQLELWDVERVRDCCPHLYLNDRIIAAIYSPQDRQVDPTALTLALVDAAERNGVIFEFGVEVEGITELNSQVSQSQLPSSIAVNISCGTGILPVMENFDRLIVCAGLGSAAVTASLNQLVDIRPVLGQALHLLTPNPLGNPDFSPVITCDDVHIVPLGNQEFWVGATVEFSENGGEIPANADMLAQVMARASSLCPGLAFASIIRKWSGLRPRPEGRPAPIIETLPGNDRVLIASGHYRNGVLLAPATARSIREMILQ; this comes from the coding sequence ATGGTTCGCGTTGCAATTATTGGTTGCGGTATTATTGGGGCTTCGATCGCCTTTGAACTAAGTCAATTTCCCGAACTGAAAGTTACTGTGTTCGACAAACAGCCGCCGGCACAAGGTTCTACTGGCGCTGCACTGGGTGTTTTGATGGGAGTGATCGGCCACAAAACTAAGGGCAGAAATTGGCAGTTGAGGGAAGCCAGCCTTCAGCGCTACGAAACTTTGATTCCTGAATTAGAAGCAGTTACGGGGCGAAAAATTCCTTTTAACAAACAGGGAATTTTAATGCTTTGTTCGGAGGGAGAGGATTTAAGTAAGTGGGAAAAATTGATAGCAACTCGCCAGTCTCAAGGTTGGCAATTGGAACTTTGGGATGTGGAACGAGTCCGCGATTGCTGCCCTCATCTCTATTTAAACGATCGCATTATTGCTGCGATTTATTCGCCTCAAGACCGGCAAGTCGATCCGACGGCGCTAACTTTGGCTTTGGTTGATGCTGCAGAACGCAATGGAGTGATTTTTGAGTTTGGCGTGGAAGTTGAAGGAATTACTGAGTTGAATTCTCAGGTGTCTCAGAGTCAACTCCCATCTTCCATTGCAGTCAATATCTCTTGTGGAACAGGCATCCTGCCTGTTATGGAAAATTTCGATCGACTAATTGTGTGCGCTGGTTTGGGTTCTGCTGCTGTGACTGCATCGTTAAATCAGTTGGTTGACATTCGCCCGGTGTTGGGACAAGCGCTGCATTTACTGACGCCCAATCCTTTAGGAAACCCAGATTTTAGCCCGGTAATTACTTGCGATGACGTTCACATTGTGCCTTTGGGAAATCAGGAATTTTGGGTGGGGGCGACGGTGGAGTTTTCCGAAAATGGCGGGGAAATTCCGGCGAATGCTGATATGTTGGCGCAAGTGATGGCGAGGGCGAGCTCCCTTTGTCCGGGCTTAGCATTCGCCTCAATCATCAGGAAATGGTCGGGATTGCGCCCGCGGCCGGAAGGGCGGCCGGCCCCAATTATCGAGACGCTTCCCGGTAACGATCGCGTTCTCATCGCCAGCGGCCACTATCGCAACGGTGTTCTGCTGGCCCCTGCAACAGCGCGATCGATTCGAGAAATGATTTTGCAATAA
- the tnpA gene encoding IS200/IS605 family transposase encodes MTTDYRRERHSVTELKIHLVCVTKYRRPVFTSESLDLIEKSFREVAEKMNFQVLEFNGEGNHVHALIEYPPKLSVSQIVNALKGVSSRRYGQAGHKKPHKEALWSPSYFAVSVGGAPLEVLKEYIRNQEKPS; translated from the coding sequence ATGACAACCGACTATCGCCGAGAACGACATTCTGTTACAGAACTTAAGATCCACTTGGTCTGCGTGACAAAGTATCGTCGGCCTGTATTTACAAGTGAAAGTCTTGACTTGATTGAAAAATCATTTCGAGAGGTTGCCGAAAAAATGAATTTTCAGGTTCTAGAGTTTAACGGTGAAGGCAATCACGTTCATGCGCTGATTGAGTATCCGCCTAAACTTTCTGTTTCTCAAATAGTGAATGCGCTAAAAGGGGTGTCTAGCCGTCGATATGGGCAAGCCGGACACAAGAAACCACACAAGGAAGCTTTGTGGAGTCCCAGTTATTTCGCAGTTTCCGTAGGTGGTGCACCTCTAGAAGTCTTAAAGGAGTATATTAGGAATCAAGAAAAGCCGTCCTAA
- a CDS encoding helix-turn-helix domain-containing protein, whose protein sequence is MKSRYRYRFYPTDQQRQSLAQLFGCVRVVWNGAIRLLETKSNKKGLGD, encoded by the coding sequence TTGAAATCACGATATCGTTACAGATTCTACCCAACCGACCAACAACGACAGAGCCTAGCTCAGTTGTTTGGCTGCGTGCGTGTAGTCTGGAACGGTGCGATTCGTTTGCTAGAAACCAAATCCAATAAGAAGGGTTTGGGGGATTAG
- a CDS encoding RNA-guided endonuclease InsQ/TnpB family protein produces the protein MCKQSEKKPSSVDLQKIVITQAKNTEERAWLGDVSCVPLQQSVADLDVAFKNFFNSCKGKRKGRKVGYPKFKKRTNSQSARFRVGGFSLKGDGVYLAKIGIVNPVWSRELPSEPSSVTVIKDCANRYFLSFVVEVKPIQSEAKSPSIGIDLGIKTFAVMSNGEKVESPSYKKLDRKVRKLQRKLAHQPKDSRRRNVTRIRIAKLHNGIADTRKDFLHKLSTKIVNENQVIILEDLNVSGMVKNRKLSRAISQQGWYEFRTLCEAKSEKLGREFKVISRWEPTSQVCSDCGFKWGKIDLSIRSVLCLSCNTEQDRDENAAKNIEKVGMGNRHDSKCTQRQSKTTSVASVGEA, from the coding sequence CTGTGTAAGCAGTCCGAGAAAAAGCCGAGTTCAGTAGATTTGCAAAAAATCGTAATTACCCAGGCTAAAAATACTGAGGAAAGAGCTTGGCTAGGAGATGTGTCCTGCGTCCCATTACAGCAGTCGGTTGCCGACCTGGATGTTGCTTTTAAGAACTTCTTCAACTCCTGCAAAGGGAAAAGAAAAGGACGTAAAGTCGGATATCCTAAGTTCAAAAAACGAACTAACAGCCAATCGGCGCGTTTTAGAGTTGGAGGGTTTTCCCTCAAAGGTGATGGAGTTTATTTAGCCAAGATTGGAATTGTTAACCCAGTCTGGTCTAGAGAATTGCCATCTGAACCTAGCTCTGTCACGGTAATCAAAGACTGTGCGAACCGCTATTTTCTAAGTTTTGTTGTAGAGGTCAAACCAATTCAATCCGAAGCTAAAAGCCCAAGTATCGGGATTGATTTGGGAATTAAAACTTTTGCAGTAATGAGTAACGGTGAAAAAGTCGAAAGCCCTAGCTATAAAAAACTAGACCGAAAAGTTCGCAAACTACAACGCAAATTAGCCCATCAGCCCAAAGATTCTAGGAGAAGGAATGTAACTCGCATCAGAATTGCGAAACTGCATAATGGAATTGCCGACACCCGCAAAGATTTTCTCCACAAACTGTCAACCAAAATAGTCAACGAAAACCAAGTGATTATTTTGGAAGATTTGAATGTGTCAGGAATGGTCAAGAACCGGAAACTTTCAAGAGCGATTAGTCAGCAAGGCTGGTACGAATTCCGAACGCTTTGCGAGGCTAAATCAGAGAAACTTGGTAGAGAGTTTAAGGTAATTAGTCGCTGGGAACCCACTAGCCAAGTGTGTTCGGATTGTGGATTCAAGTGGGGCAAAATTGATTTATCTATCCGCTCAGTGCTTTGTCTAAGTTGCAACACCGAGCAGGATAGAGATGAAAATGCCGCTAAGAATATAGAGAAAGTCGGGATGGGGAATCGCCACGACTCTAAATGTACGCAGAGACAGAGTAAGACAACTTCGGTTGCATCAGTCGGTGAAGCGTAA
- a CDS encoding NUDIX hydrolase encodes MSIRSAVLIEQSGVIPYRIQDGQIEVMLITSSASKRWVIPKGLIEPDMTPQDSAAKEAWEEAGLLGKVFPDLLGTYEYQKSGCTWLVGVFLLQVEAVLEIWPEASKRKRQWVSIPKSIKRVNEPELKLILADLPNRFW; translated from the coding sequence ATGAGTATAAGAAGCGCTGTATTGATAGAGCAATCGGGGGTAATTCCCTATCGCATTCAAGACGGACAAATTGAAGTAATGCTGATTACTTCTTCGGCTAGCAAGCGCTGGGTTATTCCCAAAGGATTAATTGAACCTGACATGACTCCCCAAGATTCCGCCGCCAAGGAAGCTTGGGAAGAAGCAGGTTTGTTGGGTAAAGTGTTCCCGGATTTGCTAGGAACTTACGAGTATCAAAAATCCGGCTGTACTTGGCTGGTAGGAGTATTTCTACTGCAAGTGGAAGCAGTTCTGGAAATTTGGCCGGAAGCTAGCAAGAGAAAGCGCCAGTGGGTAAGTATTCCTAAATCAATTAAGCGGGTTAATGAACCGGAACTCAAACTCATTTTGGCGGATTTGCCGAATCGGTTTTGGTGA
- a CDS encoding M1 family metallopeptidase: MSHTYFDSENGHKSFEMPGARPHYNPDRPGQVEHIFLDLVLNIPKQSFRGTCSIRINPVRSGIDKLTLDAVNLNIKSVKVGEIDQNFDSDGEVLQIQLHEPTEAYQPITIAIEYSVEKPQRGLYFVGPDKHYPDKPTQVWTQGEDEDSRFWFPCFDYPGQLATSEIRVQVPRQLFAISNGELISTKNEGDDKIYHWSQTQVHPTYLMTLAVGDFAEIKDEWNGKPVNYYVERSREADAKRSMGKTPQMIEFFSKAFGYPYPFPKYAQVCVDDFIFGGMENTSTTLLTDRCLLDERAALDNRGTESLVAHELAHQWFGDLVVIKHWSHAWLKEGMASYSEVLWTDKEYGKEEAAYYMLNEARNYLAEDSSRYRRPIVTHVYREAIELYDRHLYEKGACVYHMIRAELGDELFYKAIHTFVRDNAHQTVETVDLLRAIEKATGRNLMFLFDQYVYRGGHPDYKVAYSWDGDSKLAKITVTQTQVKDSKNGNGNSKDVFDLKIPIGFGYKPEKEEDDGSSVPSTPNLKTFTVRVHEREQSFYFPLEEKPAFISFDVGNKYLKTVVLEYGIAELKAQLQFDPDPVSRIYAAQALAKKGGLEAVKTLSEVLKKEPFWAVRAEVAGQLVEIKLDQVFEGLVSGLKDKDARVRRAVVNALGKIQTHETYKALRSIVEKGDDSYYVEAAAATAMGSIAGANPDEKPTDEQVLKELKLVLKERQGWNEVVRSGAIAGLAQMKTSEDALNLILKYTAVGTPQALRLAAIRSLGTISTGQTKVNLERILQRLAELSKETFFLTQVSVVAGLGQMQTRKAIRILRSLADQTPDGRVRRMADEAVQRVQKNAGSDAAVKQLREELDQVKKENQDLRSRMENLEAKAKKD; encoded by the coding sequence ATGTCACACACTTACTTTGATTCTGAAAACGGTCACAAATCCTTCGAGATGCCCGGTGCTAGGCCCCACTACAACCCCGATCGCCCCGGTCAAGTAGAGCACATTTTCCTCGACTTAGTGCTGAATATTCCCAAACAAAGCTTTCGCGGCACTTGCAGCATCCGCATCAATCCAGTCCGCAGCGGTATTGACAAATTAACCTTAGATGCTGTAAACCTGAATATTAAATCAGTAAAAGTCGGCGAAATTGACCAAAATTTCGACAGCGATGGCGAAGTGCTGCAAATTCAACTACACGAACCAACAGAAGCTTACCAACCAATTACAATTGCGATCGAATACTCGGTCGAAAAACCACAGCGCGGGCTCTATTTCGTCGGCCCGGACAAACACTATCCAGACAAACCAACACAAGTTTGGACTCAAGGCGAAGACGAAGATTCCCGCTTCTGGTTTCCCTGTTTCGACTATCCCGGACAACTCGCTACTTCGGAAATTCGAGTCCAAGTTCCGAGACAACTCTTTGCTATTTCCAACGGCGAATTAATTAGTACAAAAAACGAAGGCGACGATAAAATTTATCACTGGTCCCAAACCCAGGTACACCCGACTTACTTAATGACCTTAGCAGTCGGAGATTTTGCCGAAATTAAAGACGAATGGAACGGCAAACCAGTTAATTATTACGTGGAAAGAAGCCGCGAAGCAGACGCTAAGCGCAGCATGGGCAAAACGCCTCAAATGATTGAATTCTTCTCTAAAGCATTTGGCTATCCTTACCCTTTTCCCAAATACGCTCAAGTCTGCGTCGATGATTTCATCTTCGGCGGTATGGAAAATACTTCGACAACTTTGCTAACAGATAGGTGCTTGCTAGACGAACGCGCCGCCCTCGACAATCGAGGCACTGAAAGCTTAGTCGCCCACGAATTGGCTCACCAGTGGTTCGGGGATTTAGTAGTAATTAAACATTGGTCTCACGCTTGGCTGAAAGAAGGCATGGCTTCTTATTCCGAGGTGCTGTGGACTGATAAAGAATATGGCAAAGAAGAGGCGGCTTACTATATGTTAAATGAAGCCCGCAATTATTTAGCTGAAGACAGTTCCCGCTACCGCCGCCCCATTGTTACTCACGTTTACCGCGAAGCAATCGAATTGTACGATCGCCATTTGTACGAAAAAGGTGCCTGTGTCTATCACATGATTCGCGCCGAGTTGGGCGACGAATTATTTTACAAAGCAATTCACACTTTTGTGCGGGATAACGCTCACCAAACTGTAGAAACCGTCGATTTGCTCAGGGCGATCGAAAAGGCTACCGGTCGCAATCTCATGTTTTTGTTTGACCAGTACGTTTATCGTGGCGGCCATCCAGATTATAAGGTTGCTTATTCCTGGGATGGCGACAGCAAATTAGCCAAAATTACTGTTACCCAAACTCAGGTAAAAGATAGCAAAAATGGCAACGGCAACAGCAAAGATGTATTCGATTTGAAAATCCCGATCGGCTTCGGTTACAAGCCGGAAAAAGAAGAAGACGATGGCAGTTCTGTACCTTCAACCCCGAACCTAAAAACTTTCACAGTCCGAGTGCATGAGCGCGAGCAAAGCTTCTACTTTCCCCTAGAAGAGAAGCCTGCATTTATCAGTTTTGATGTCGGCAATAAATACTTAAAAACAGTTGTTTTAGAGTATGGAATTGCGGAACTCAAAGCTCAGTTGCAATTCGATCCCGACCCGGTTTCCCGGATTTACGCTGCCCAAGCTTTGGCGAAAAAAGGAGGACTGGAAGCGGTGAAAACGCTGTCAGAAGTTCTCAAGAAAGAGCCGTTCTGGGCAGTACGGGCAGAAGTTGCCGGTCAGTTAGTTGAAATTAAACTAGACCAAGTTTTTGAAGGTTTAGTAAGTGGTTTAAAAGATAAAGATGCTCGTGTTCGTCGCGCTGTGGTGAATGCGCTGGGTAAAATCCAAACTCACGAAACTTATAAAGCGCTGAGATCGATCGTCGAAAAAGGCGACGACAGCTATTACGTAGAAGCAGCAGCAGCGACTGCTATGGGCTCCATTGCAGGGGCTAACCCCGACGAAAAACCGACCGACGAACAGGTACTGAAAGAGTTAAAATTGGTGCTCAAAGAGCGTCAGGGGTGGAATGAGGTAGTGCGATCGGGTGCGATCGCAGGTTTGGCGCAGATGAAAACTTCTGAAGATGCGCTGAATTTAATATTGAAATACACAGCCGTCGGTACTCCGCAAGCTTTGCGCTTGGCTGCAATTCGATCTTTGGGGACAATTTCGACCGGTCAAACGAAGGTCAATTTAGAACGGATTTTGCAGCGATTGGCAGAATTGTCTAAAGAGACGTTTTTCTTGACTCAAGTCTCTGTAGTAGCCGGATTAGGACAAATGCAAACTCGCAAAGCAATTCGCATTTTGCGTTCTTTAGCTGACCAAACTCCCGATGGCCGCGTTCGCCGCATGGCTGATGAAGCTGTGCAAAGAGTGCAGAAAAATGCTGGTTCTGATGCAGCGGTAAAGCAGTTGCGGGAGGAATTAGACCAGGTGAAAAAGGAGAATCAAGATTTGAGGAGTCGGATGGAAAATTTGGAGGCTAAGGCGAAGAAAGATTAG